The segment TGGCCTTGTCGAGCAGCGCGATGAATTCGTCGAAGGTCTTGGGCTCGGTGCCGCCGATCTTGTCCATCACCGCCTTGTTGATCCACAGCCAGTTGACCGAGTGGACGTTGACCGGAGCCGCGACCCACTTGCCGTCATAGACCGAGAACCTCTGCAGGGCGGCCGGAACGGACTTGTCCCAGCCTTCCTTTACCGCCGTCTCGGTCAGGTCGCCCATCACGCCGGCCGCGGCATAGTCGAGCACGGTATAGCCGAGCATCTGCGAGGCGGTTGGGTAGTTGCCGGCCGCGACCATCGCCTTCAGCGCGGTCATGGCGGCGTCGCCGCCGCCGCCGGCCACGGGTACGTCCTTCCAGGCAAAGCCTTGCTTGGCCAGATCCTCCTTGAGCACGTTCAAGGCAGCCGCTTCGCCGCCAGACGTCCACCAATGTAGCATCTCGACTTCCTTGACGTCCTGGGCGTGGGCCGCGAACGCAAGACCCGAGCCGAGAGCCGTTCCGATAAGCAGTTTGCGCAACATGTACTTCCTCCCTTGTTGCAGCTACACGACCGGCTGATGTCCGCCGGGTTCTTCCCAACTCAGCCGACCCACCATCCGGTGCGCTGGCCGCGATGAAACTGGATCGTCTTTTCCTCGGTATAATCCTCGACGGCGCGCTTGCCGAGTTCGCGTCCGAAACCGGACTGCTTGTAGCCGCCGAAAGGCAGCTCCGGATAACCTTCCATGAACGTGTTCACCCAAACGGTTCCCGAACGCACATTCCGCGCCACCGACATGCAGGTGTCGATGCTGGCGCTCCACACGCCCGCCGACAGACCATAGGGCGTGTTGTTGGCGATGCGCAACGCCTCTTCAATCGATGCAAAGGTCAGCACCGAAAGCACCGGGCCGAACACTTCCTCACGCGCAATGGCCATGTCTTCGGTGACGCCGCGAAGGATGGTCGGATCGAGATACTGACCGGCACTGGAGGCGATCTGCTTGCCGCCGCAATAGACGCTGCTGCCGTCGTTTGCCGCCGCCGCCACGTAGCCGGTGACCTTGGAGAGGTGCTCGGAAGAGATCATCGCGCCGACCTTGGTGCTGTCGTCGAGCGGATCGCCGACGATGACCCTTGCGGTGAGCGCCTTCACCGCGTCGAGGAAGTCGTCGGCGATCGCCTCGTGGACGATCAGCCGGCTGCCGGCGTTGCAGCATTCGCCGGCGTTGAAAAAGCCGCCGAACACCGCCGCGTCGGCCGCCGCTTCAAGGTCGGCATCTGGAAAGACGATCTGGCCGTTCTTTCCGCCGAGCTCCATCGAGACTTTCTTCAGCGTGTTTGCAGCCGACGCCATGGTCATCTTGCCGACGCGAGTAGAGCCGGTGAACGACACCATCTCGACCAGCGGATGGCTGACGATCGGCGCGCCGACATCGCCGCCCAGGCCGGCGAGGATGTTGATGACGCCGTCCGGCAAGCCGGCCTGCATCAGGATGTCGCCGAGCACGAAGGTCGAGGCCGAGGTCATCTCGCTCGGCTTGACCACCGCGGTGCAGCCGGCGGCGAGCGCGAACGGCAGTTTCTGGCTGACGATGAGGAACGGAAAATTCCATGGCGTGATGATCGAGACGACGCCGATCGGTTCGCGCAGCACGACGCCCAGCATGGCGTCGCCGAGATTGGCGTAGGTCTCGCCATGCAGCGTGCGGGCAAGTGCTGCGGCATAGCGCCAGATGTCGACTGCGCCGCCGATCTCGCCGCGTGCCTGGGCGATCGGCTTGCCGGATTCCAGCGCGTCGAGCCGGGCGATCTCCTCGAGCCGCGCCTCGATCAGGTCTGCCGTCTTGAGCAGGATCGCGGCGCGCTCGCCGGCCTTCATGCGCGGCCAGGGGCCGATCTCGAAAGCCTTGTGCGCAGCCTGTACCGCTGCCTCGACTTCCGCTTCGCCGGCTTGCGCATAGCGCGAAACGGTGAAGCCGTGGCCGGGGCTGTTGCGCTCAAGCGTGCGACCGTCGCGCGCATCGACGAACTTGCCGTCGATCAGCAGCCGGTAGCTCTTCGGCGCTGCGGATGCCTCGGCGGGCATGGCGATGGTGAGGGGCAAGTTCATGTGATTTCCAGGTTCCGCTCGCATTCTAGGATCTTGAAAACGCTGGTTTCTGTTTGGTCTTGAAAGCGTCGACACCGGCATTGAGATCGCCGGTCAGCGCGATGAAGCCACTGGCCAGCGCCT is part of the Mesorhizobium sp. L-2-11 genome and harbors:
- a CDS encoding aldehyde dehydrogenase family protein encodes the protein MNLPLTIAMPAEASAAPKSYRLLIDGKFVDARDGRTLERNSPGHGFTVSRYAQAGEAEVEAAVQAAHKAFEIGPWPRMKAGERAAILLKTADLIEARLEEIARLDALESGKPIAQARGEIGGAVDIWRYAAALARTLHGETYANLGDAMLGVVLREPIGVVSIITPWNFPFLIVSQKLPFALAAGCTAVVKPSEMTSASTFVLGDILMQAGLPDGVINILAGLGGDVGAPIVSHPLVEMVSFTGSTRVGKMTMASAANTLKKVSMELGGKNGQIVFPDADLEAAADAAVFGGFFNAGECCNAGSRLIVHEAIADDFLDAVKALTARVIVGDPLDDSTKVGAMISSEHLSKVTGYVAAAANDGSSVYCGGKQIASSAGQYLDPTILRGVTEDMAIAREEVFGPVLSVLTFASIEEALRIANNTPYGLSAGVWSASIDTCMSVARNVRSGTVWVNTFMEGYPELPFGGYKQSGFGRELGKRAVEDYTEEKTIQFHRGQRTGWWVG